A stretch of the Clostridium botulinum genome encodes the following:
- the clpP gene encoding ATP-dependent Clp endopeptidase proteolytic subunit ClpP has protein sequence MSLVPVVVEQTNRGERSYDIYSRLLKDRIIFLGEEVNDVSASLVVAQLLFLEAEDPDKDIYLYINSPGGSITAGMAIYDTMQYIKPDVSTICIGMAASMGAFLLTAGAKGKRFALPNSEIMIHQPLGGFQGQATDIGIHANRILKIKDKLNKILSERTGKPLEVIKKDVERDNFMEADEAKEYGLIDDVITSRKK, from the coding sequence ATGAGTTTAGTACCCGTAGTAGTTGAACAAACTAATAGAGGAGAGAGATCCTATGATATTTACTCTAGATTATTAAAAGATAGAATAATATTTCTTGGAGAGGAAGTAAATGATGTTTCTGCTAGTCTAGTTGTTGCACAATTATTATTTTTAGAGGCAGAAGATCCTGATAAAGATATATATCTTTATATAAATAGTCCAGGTGGATCAATTACAGCTGGAATGGCTATTTATGATACAATGCAGTATATAAAACCAGATGTATCAACTATATGTATAGGTATGGCAGCTTCCATGGGGGCTTTCCTTTTAACAGCAGGAGCAAAAGGCAAGAGATTTGCACTTCCTAATAGTGAAATAATGATACATCAACCTTTAGGTGGATTCCAAGGTCAAGCAACAGATATAGGAATACATGCAAATAGAATATTAAAAATTAAAGATAAGTTAAATAAGATTTTAAGTGAAAGAACAGGAAAACCTTTAGAAGTAATTAAAAAGGACGTTGAAAGAGACAACTTTATGGAAGCAGACGAAGCTAAAGAATATGGTTTAATTGATGATGTTATAACTAGTAGAAAGAAATAA
- the clpX gene encoding ATP-dependent Clp protease ATP-binding subunit ClpX, with translation MSKYDEKKQLKCSFCGKGQEQVKRLIAGPGVYICDECIDLCSEIIADEFEENTQVDISSLPKPSEIKTYLDDYVIGQDSAKKALAVAVYNHYKRINSDVDIDDVELQKSNILLLGPTGSGKTLLAQTLARLLNVPFAIADATTLTEAGYVGEDVENILLKLIQNADYDVEKAERGIIYIDEIDKVARKSENPSITRDVSGEGVQQALLKILEGTVASVPPQGGRKHPHQEFIQINTSNILFICGGAFDGLDKIIEKRTRKSSLGFGSEVKSKEEKDIGELLKESVPEDLLKFGLIPEFIGRLPIMVTLQSLNNDALVRILKEPKNALVKQYKKLLLMDNVELEFEEEALKAIADEAILRKTGARGLRSIIEEVMRDIMFDIPSKYDIKKVIINKDTIENKEPELVLTENGEERPEIAPPKRKRSNRGTETA, from the coding sequence ATGTCAAAATACGATGAAAAAAAACAATTAAAGTGTTCATTCTGTGGCAAGGGTCAAGAACAAGTAAAAAGATTAATTGCAGGACCAGGGGTTTATATATGTGATGAGTGTATAGACTTATGTTCTGAAATTATAGCAGATGAATTTGAAGAAAACACTCAGGTTGATATTAGTTCACTTCCAAAACCAAGTGAAATAAAAACTTATTTAGATGATTATGTTATAGGTCAAGATTCAGCAAAGAAAGCATTAGCTGTTGCAGTATATAATCATTATAAGAGAATAAACTCTGATGTAGATATAGATGATGTAGAACTTCAAAAAAGTAATATACTTCTTTTAGGTCCAACTGGTTCAGGAAAGACTTTACTTGCACAAACTTTAGCTAGACTTTTGAATGTTCCTTTTGCTATAGCAGATGCTACAACTTTAACAGAAGCGGGATATGTTGGAGAGGATGTAGAGAATATACTTCTTAAGTTAATTCAAAATGCAGATTATGATGTAGAAAAGGCTGAAAGAGGTATAATTTATATTGATGAAATAGATAAAGTAGCTAGAAAATCTGAAAATCCTTCAATTACAAGAGATGTATCAGGAGAGGGAGTTCAACAAGCTTTACTAAAAATTCTTGAAGGAACAGTTGCATCAGTTCCACCACAAGGAGGAAGAAAACATCCTCACCAAGAATTTATACAGATAAACACTTCAAATATATTATTTATTTGTGGTGGTGCTTTTGATGGACTTGATAAAATAATAGAAAAAAGAACAAGAAAAAGTTCTCTTGGATTTGGTTCAGAAGTAAAATCTAAAGAAGAAAAAGATATTGGAGAATTATTAAAGGAAAGTGTTCCAGAAGACTTACTTAAATTTGGATTGATTCCTGAATTTATAGGAAGATTACCTATAATGGTTACACTTCAATCTTTAAATAATGATGCTCTTGTTAGAATATTAAAGGAACCTAAAAATGCATTAGTAAAACAATATAAAAAACTTTTATTAATGGATAATGTAGAATTAGAATTTGAAGAAGAAGCTTTAAAAGCAATTGCTGATGAAGCTATTTTAAGAAAAACAGGTGCTAGAGGGCTTAGATCTATTATAGAAGAAGTAATGAGAGATATAATGTTTGATATACCATCTAAATATGATATTAAGAAGGTTATAATAAATAAAGATACAATAGAAAATAAAGAGCCAGAATTAGTGTTAACTGAAAATGGAGAAGAAAGACCAGAAATTGCTCCGCCTAAGCGTAAAAGAAGTAATAGAGGAACAGAAACTGCTTAA
- the lonB gene encoding ATP-dependent protease LonB, with the protein MSGSLMGVVSLGVTIIMGMYFFNALKEQNSNKCIVNRENKKEVEKLRKLKEIKLTEPLTEKSRPKSFKEIIGQEKGLKALEAAICGPNPQHVIIYGPPGVGKTAAARVVLENAKMKEYSPFNENAKFIEIDATTVRFDDRGIADPLIGSVHDPIYQGAGALGSAGIPQPKPGAVTKAHGGILFIDEIGELHPVETNKLLKVMEDRKVFLESAYYNSEDPNMPSYIKDIFDNGLPADFRLVGATTRSPQEMCPAIRSRCVEIFFRSLTAEEIEDIADNTVKKIGFTIEDKAKVLVGKYCTNGRDAVSLVQLSSGIALNEGRKEIKVEDMEWIIENGEYAPRPEKIVPNEPKIGYVNGLAVYGSNMGIVMEIEATATKVISRKGNFKITGIVEEEEIDSSNKKIKRKSTACSSAENVLTVLENVFNIDCDKYDIHLNFSGGMPVDGPSAGISMVTAIYSAIMNIQVNNKVAMTGEISIHGLVKPIGGVNAKVNAAKKAGAKTVIIPKENWQQRFKNDKSINVIPVTNIKEVINLALIPEEKCENQESIIGVKTNVDILTAESAINP; encoded by the coding sequence ATGTCTGGATCATTAATGGGAGTTGTTAGTTTAGGTGTAACAATTATTATGGGAATGTATTTTTTCAATGCATTAAAAGAGCAAAATAGTAATAAATGCATTGTAAATAGAGAGAACAAAAAAGAAGTTGAAAAGTTAAGGAAACTAAAAGAAATAAAATTGACGGAACCTTTAACAGAAAAAAGTAGACCTAAATCTTTTAAAGAGATAATAGGGCAGGAAAAGGGATTAAAAGCATTAGAAGCGGCGATATGTGGTCCTAATCCACAGCATGTAATAATTTATGGACCACCGGGAGTTGGTAAGACGGCAGCAGCTAGAGTAGTATTAGAAAATGCCAAAATGAAGGAGTATTCACCATTTAATGAAAATGCAAAGTTTATAGAGATAGATGCCACTACTGTAAGGTTTGATGATAGAGGTATTGCAGATCCTTTAATAGGTTCTGTACACGATCCTATTTATCAAGGTGCAGGGGCTCTTGGTAGTGCTGGAATTCCTCAACCAAAGCCAGGAGCAGTTACAAAAGCACATGGTGGTATATTATTTATAGATGAAATTGGTGAGCTTCATCCAGTTGAAACTAATAAGCTTTTAAAAGTAATGGAAGACAGAAAAGTGTTTTTGGAGAGTGCATATTATAATTCTGAAGATCCCAATATGCCATCATATATAAAGGATATTTTTGATAATGGACTTCCTGCGGATTTTAGACTTGTAGGTGCTACTACAAGAAGTCCACAAGAAATGTGTCCAGCTATAAGGTCTAGGTGTGTAGAAATATTTTTTAGATCACTTACAGCTGAAGAAATAGAAGATATTGCAGATAATACGGTAAAAAAGATAGGATTTACTATAGAAGATAAAGCTAAAGTTCTTGTTGGAAAGTATTGCACTAATGGTAGAGATGCTGTTAGTTTAGTACAACTTAGTTCTGGTATTGCTTTAAATGAGGGTAGAAAAGAAATTAAAGTAGAAGATATGGAATGGATAATTGAAAACGGAGAGTATGCTCCTAGACCTGAAAAAATAGTGCCTAATGAGCCTAAAATAGGTTATGTAAATGGGCTTGCAGTATATGGTTCTAATATGGGGATTGTTATGGAAATTGAAGCTACTGCTACAAAGGTTATATCAAGAAAAGGAAATTTTAAAATAACTGGAATAGTTGAAGAAGAAGAGATAGATAGTAGTAATAAAAAGATTAAAAGGAAAAGCACAGCATGTTCTTCAGCTGAAAATGTATTAACTGTATTAGAAAATGTATTTAACATAGATTGTGATAAATATGATATACATTTAAATTTTTCAGGAGGAATGCCTGTAGATGGACCTTCAGCAGGGATAAGTATGGTTACTGCTATATATAGTGCAATAATGAATATACAAGTTAATAATAAAGTTGCAATGACTGGAGAAATATCAATTCATGGTTTAGTAAAACCCATTGGAGGAGTTAATGCAAAAGTAAATGCTGCTAAAAAAGCTGGAGCTAAGACTGTAATTATTCCAAAAGAAAATTGGCAGCAAAGATTTAAAAATGATAAAAGTATTAATGTAATTCCTGTGACTAATATTAAAGAGGTTATTAACTTAGCATTAATACCAGAGGAAAAATGTGAAAATCAAGAATCCATAATAGGAGTAAAAACTAATGTAGATATTCTTACTGCTGAATCTGCAATTAATCCGTAG
- the lon gene encoding endopeptidase La, producing MEKKLQILPLIPLRGLTIFPHMVLHFDVGREKSLLAVEEAMLNGQKIFLTSQKEAKIEDPGESDIYNIGAICNIKQILKLPGDTVRVLVEGENRARLAKYIQKDPFFKAEVEILEDNNSINEKECEALVRSVRDAFEEYIKLSNIASAEILINIEELDDAGRFADVVSSYLVLKESTKQQLVEAFDVNERLEKLLLIIKNEIEILQIEKKIGLKVKGKIDKSQKEYFLKEQLKAIQEELGEEDESKKEFEEYLKKIKKAKLPKEAKEKAIYELNRLKNIGSYSSEGGVIRTYLDWILDIPWNKTTKDNLDVKRAREILENEHYGLKDVKDRIIEFLAVKSISKSLKGPILCLVGPPGVGKTSIARSIANALNRNFVRMSLGGVRDEAEIRGHRKTYVGAIPGRIVYSMKEAKSKNPLFLLDEIDKLSGDFRGDPASALLEVLDVEQNKTFRDHYLELDLDLSEVMFITTANSLDTIPRPLLDRMEIIDVSGYTTEEKFQIGKKYLIKKQLEEHGISENKIKFSDGAIYKIIENYTRESGVRNLKRKISAVIRKSIADMLENDKKKINITSNHVKKYLGPEIFSYDKADKQDKIGVVMGMAWTAYGGDTLPLEVTVMNGKGRLQLTGQLGDVMKESGEAAYSYVRANCERYGIDFDFYKEKDIHIHAPEGAVPKDGPSAGVTMITGIVSALSNKEVKHNVAMTGEITLTGRVLPIGGLKEKTLAAFRAGIDTIIIPKDNEKDLKDIPKSVLGKIKVIAAEKIETVLENALVEE from the coding sequence ATGGAGAAAAAGCTACAAATTCTTCCTTTAATTCCGTTGAGAGGTTTAACTATATTTCCTCATATGGTTTTACATTTTGATGTTGGTAGAGAAAAATCTCTTCTTGCAGTTGAAGAGGCAATGTTAAATGGTCAAAAAATATTTTTAACTTCTCAAAAGGAAGCTAAAATAGAAGATCCTGGTGAAAGTGATATCTATAATATAGGTGCCATTTGTAATATAAAACAAATTCTTAAGCTACCTGGGGATACGGTTAGGGTATTAGTTGAAGGAGAAAATAGAGCAAGATTAGCTAAGTATATACAAAAAGATCCATTCTTTAAAGCTGAGGTAGAAATATTAGAAGATAACAATTCTATTAATGAAAAGGAATGCGAAGCATTAGTTCGCTCAGTAAGAGATGCTTTTGAAGAATATATAAAATTATCAAATATAGCATCTGCAGAGATTCTTATTAATATAGAAGAATTAGATGATGCAGGTAGATTTGCGGATGTTGTAAGTTCTTATTTAGTATTAAAAGAAAGCACAAAACAACAATTAGTAGAAGCTTTTGATGTAAATGAAAGATTAGAAAAACTTTTATTAATAATAAAAAATGAAATAGAAATTTTACAAATAGAAAAGAAAATAGGATTAAAAGTAAAAGGAAAAATAGATAAGTCTCAAAAAGAATACTTTTTAAAAGAGCAGTTAAAAGCTATACAAGAAGAACTGGGAGAAGAAGACGAAAGTAAAAAGGAATTTGAAGAATATTTAAAGAAAATAAAGAAGGCTAAATTACCTAAAGAAGCAAAAGAAAAGGCTATATATGAATTAAACAGACTAAAAAATATAGGTAGTTATTCGTCAGAAGGCGGAGTTATTAGAACTTATCTAGATTGGATCTTAGATATTCCTTGGAATAAAACAACTAAGGATAACTTAGATGTAAAGAGGGCAAGAGAAATATTAGAAAATGAACATTATGGATTAAAAGATGTTAAAGATAGAATAATTGAGTTTTTAGCCGTTAAAAGCATAAGTAAGTCATTAAAGGGTCCTATACTTTGTTTAGTTGGACCACCGGGGGTAGGGAAAACATCTATAGCAAGATCTATAGCAAATGCACTTAATAGAAACTTTGTTAGAATGTCTTTAGGTGGAGTTAGAGATGAAGCTGAAATAAGAGGACATAGAAAAACTTATGTAGGTGCAATACCAGGAAGAATAGTTTATTCAATGAAAGAAGCTAAATCTAAGAATCCATTATTTTTATTAGATGAAATTGATAAGTTAAGTGGAGATTTTAGAGGAGATCCAGCTAGCGCTTTACTTGAAGTTTTAGATGTAGAACAAAACAAGACTTTTAGAGATCACTATTTAGAATTAGATTTAGATTTATCTGAAGTAATGTTTATAACTACAGCTAATAGTTTAGATACTATACCAAGACCACTTTTAGATAGAATGGAAATCATAGATGTTTCAGGATATACTACAGAAGAAAAATTCCAAATAGGAAAAAAATATCTTATAAAGAAACAGCTTGAAGAGCATGGTATATCAGAAAATAAAATTAAATTCTCTGATGGTGCTATATATAAGATAATAGAAAATTACACACGAGAATCAGGTGTAAGAAATTTAAAAAGAAAGATATCTGCAGTGATAAGAAAGTCTATAGCGGATATGCTAGAAAACGATAAAAAGAAAATTAATATAACTTCAAATCATGTTAAAAAGTATTTGGGGCCAGAGATTTTTTCTTATGATAAAGCAGATAAACAAGACAAAATAGGTGTTGTTATGGGAATGGCTTGGACTGCTTATGGAGGAGATACATTACCTTTAGAAGTAACTGTTATGAATGGAAAAGGTAGATTACAATTGACAGGACAACTTGGAGATGTAATGAAAGAATCTGGTGAGGCAGCTTATAGTTATGTTAGAGCTAATTGTGAAAGATACGGTATAGATTTTGATTTTTATAAAGAAAAGGATATACATATTCATGCTCCAGAGGGAGCAGTTCCTAAAGATGGACCTTCAGCAGGAGTTACAATGATAACAGGAATAGTATCTGCATTGAGCAATAAAGAAGTAAAGCATAATGTAGCTATGACAGGTGAAATAACACTTACTGGTAGAGTACTTCCTATTGGTGGCTTAAAAGAAAAGACTCTTGCAGCATTTAGAGCTGGAATAGATACTATAATAATTCCTAAGGATAATGAGAAAGACTTAAAAGATATACCTAAGTCTGTTTTAGGAAAGATAAAGGTTATAGCAGCAGAAAAGATAGAAACTGTTTTAGAAAATGCACTTGTAGAGGAGTAG
- the yihA gene encoding ribosome biogenesis GTP-binding protein YihA/YsxC, whose translation MIIKNSEFIISAVKPAQYPTDNRIEMAFVGRSNAGKSTLINTITNRKKLAKTSSTPGKTRLINFFLINNDFYFVDLPGYGFAKVSKSEQQKWGSMMETYLVNRPQLKKIVLLVDSRHKPTKDDVQMYEWIKYYGYEAIIVATKSDKLKKNDFQKNKKIIRETLNIRDEDKFTFFSALNKSGKEELLELLAEGVIEEE comes from the coding sequence ATGATAATAAAGAATTCTGAATTTATAATATCGGCAGTTAAGCCAGCTCAATATCCTACTGATAATAGAATTGAAATGGCCTTTGTTGGTAGATCTAATGCTGGAAAGTCAACACTTATAAATACTATTACAAATAGAAAAAAGCTTGCTAAAACTAGTTCTACTCCAGGAAAAACTAGATTAATAAATTTTTTCTTAATAAATAATGATTTTTACTTTGTTGATTTACCTGGATATGGATTTGCTAAAGTTTCTAAGAGTGAACAACAAAAATGGGGTAGCATGATGGAGACTTATTTGGTAAATAGACCACAATTAAAGAAAATAGTTTTATTAGTGGATTCTAGACATAAGCCAACTAAAGATGATGTCCAAATGTATGAGTGGATTAAATACTATGGATATGAAGCCATAATAGTTGCTACAAAGAGTGATAAGCTTAAGAAAAATGATTTTCAAAAGAATAAAAAAATAATAAGAGAAACATTAAATATTAGAGATGAAGACAAATTTACATTCTTTTCGGCATTAAATAAAAGTGGTAAAGAGGAATTATTAGAGCTTCTTGCAGAGGGAGTAATTGAAGAAGAATAA
- a CDS encoding Fur family transcriptional regulator gives MDNIKTIFKEKKLKLTPQRIAVYNYLGSTKEHPSAETIYKALHDAYPTMSLATVYKTLKTLVDVNLIQELNVGEGNFRYDANAASHPHIQCICCGKVDDVEGVFFDDLNEKVVNHTDYKILSNRVYFYGICKNCNNIRD, from the coding sequence ATGGATAATATAAAAACCATATTTAAGGAAAAAAAATTAAAGTTAACCCCTCAACGAATTGCAGTATACAACTACTTAGGTTCTACTAAAGAGCATCCATCAGCTGAAACTATATACAAAGCTCTTCATGATGCTTATCCCACTATGAGTTTGGCCACAGTTTACAAAACTTTAAAAACACTTGTAGATGTTAATTTAATACAAGAATTAAATGTGGGTGAAGGTAACTTTAGATATGATGCCAATGCAGCATCTCACCCTCATATACAATGTATTTGTTGTGGAAAAGTAGACGATGTCGAGGGAGTTTTTTTCGATGATTTAAATGAAAAAGTAGTAAACCATACTGATTATAAGATTCTATCAAATAGAGTTTATTTTTATGGAATATGTAAAAATTGCAATAATATAAGGGATTAA
- a CDS encoding PhoH family protein: MIKTYVLDTNVILYSPRSILCFENSNVVIPEVVLEELDALKKKIGELGANARMSARIIDELRTKGDLAKGIDLPNGGKLRVEMNHHNIDIPTYWDRSKPDNRIIQVCKGLKESGEDVYLITKDIFERIKADTIGIKVSDYHEKVVPEYDNQYTGRIEAYTSSENIDFFYKNKYLDPNVLEVYCEKNKEYSTPKLYINQFVIMHSVENNGKSALGKFNGKIIVPLIYKEVIPMGISPRNVGQKFMLEALMTSAKEVPLTIIKGPAGTAKTLFSLAVGLHKILENEEGEYRRILVCRPNVTMDEEIGYLPGTEQEKIAPYMRPVLDNLEILIDSDEKERYKNEKELNDKMRELFDRRIITTEAVAFLRGRSIVKNWVIIDEAQNLSPKQVKAIITRVGEESKLILIGDPEQIDQPFLDYRSNGLCYASERMKGSKLCYQVTLKYAECERSKLAYDASKRL; encoded by the coding sequence TTGATTAAGACCTATGTGTTAGATACTAATGTAATCTTATATTCACCACGTTCAATACTATGTTTTGAAAATTCTAATGTGGTTATACCAGAGGTTGTATTAGAAGAATTGGATGCTTTGAAGAAAAAGATTGGAGAACTAGGAGCAAATGCACGTATGTCAGCGCGTATTATAGATGAATTAAGGACAAAGGGAGATTTAGCTAAAGGGATAGACTTACCTAATGGTGGTAAGTTAAGAGTAGAAATGAATCACCATAATATTGATATCCCAACATATTGGGATAGAAGTAAACCAGATAATAGAATAATACAAGTCTGTAAAGGATTAAAAGAAAGTGGAGAAGATGTTTATTTAATTACAAAAGATATATTTGAAAGAATAAAAGCAGATACTATTGGTATAAAGGTAAGTGATTATCATGAAAAGGTTGTTCCAGAATATGATAATCAGTACACAGGAAGAATAGAAGCATATACATCTTCTGAAAATATAGACTTTTTTTATAAAAATAAATATTTAGATCCTAATGTATTAGAGGTATATTGTGAAAAAAATAAAGAATATAGTACACCTAAATTATATATTAATCAATTTGTAATAATGCATTCGGTAGAAAATAATGGAAAAAGCGCACTGGGAAAATTTAATGGAAAAATAATTGTGCCTTTAATATATAAGGAGGTTATTCCTATGGGGATTTCTCCGAGAAATGTAGGACAAAAATTTATGCTAGAAGCATTAATGACAAGTGCAAAAGAAGTACCATTGACTATTATAAAAGGACCTGCAGGTACTGCAAAAACATTATTTTCTTTAGCTGTTGGACTTCATAAAATCTTAGAAAATGAAGAGGGAGAGTATAGAAGAATTTTAGTATGCAGACCTAATGTAACTATGGATGAAGAAATAGGATATCTTCCAGGTACAGAACAAGAAAAAATAGCTCCGTATATGAGACCAGTTTTAGATAATTTAGAAATATTGATTGATTCTGATGAAAAAGAAAGATATAAAAATGAAAAAGAATTAAATGATAAAATGAGAGAATTATTTGATAGAAGAATAATTACAACCGAAGCTGTAGCATTTTTAAGAGGAAGATCAATAGTAAAGAATTGGGTGATTATAGATGAAGCTCAAAATTTATCTCCAAAACAAGTTAAGGCTATCATTACTAGGGTTGGAGAAGAAAGTAAATTAATATTGATTGGTGATCCTGAACAAATAGATCAACCATTTTTGGATTATAGATCGAATGGTTTATGTTATGCATCTGAAAGAATGAAGGGTAGCAAGCTTTGCTATCAAGTAACATTAAAATACGCTGAATGCGAGAGATCAAAACTTGCTTATGATGCATCTAAAAGACTTTAG
- a CDS encoding LCP family protein, giving the protein MAKHEKKKNNKKMSVKKGIFSILMILVIGITGACGYLYWSFKNNTYIKNNYLSKEDKNEEDTYEEVDGISNILLIGNDARNLNEQARSDAILILSIDNINKNLKLISIMRDSYVEISGYGEQKLNHALAYGGPELLKDTIEKNFNLKIHDYGIINFNGFQELVDSIGGLDINVSEVERKEMNKFIPEVNPKDPHLVKKAGIQHLDGQQVLSYSRIRKIGNGDYDRTERQREVISLIIDKLKDTNVLKYPILASKLFPYIKTNMDVGEILNYAYTIYKIGSFTPEQMLIPVPEITEPQIVNGKGWVVLMDKEQNAQIMHDFIFNNKRYDSKSLDYTSFKKAMEKYKNDINNTTKPTNKIQPYQYDKEECDAYESRIKIDKKDISNRINKSSNKYKNRIKNKTKNQYKSIKPSKEENNKIINKKNSIHKSKNIKKNENYKDDIKNINEEGSSKNYDSIKNDSNKEEKNQEDYKNKEK; this is encoded by the coding sequence TTGGCAAAGCATGAAAAAAAGAAGAACAATAAAAAAATGAGTGTTAAAAAAGGTATATTTAGTATATTAATGATTTTAGTTATAGGAATAACAGGAGCATGTGGATATTTATACTGGTCTTTTAAAAATAATACGTATATTAAAAATAATTATTTAAGTAAAGAAGATAAAAATGAAGAAGATACCTATGAAGAAGTAGATGGAATATCCAATATATTATTAATAGGAAATGATGCAAGAAATTTAAATGAGCAGGCAAGGTCTGATGCTATATTAATATTGTCTATAGATAATATTAATAAAAATTTAAAGCTAATATCAATAATGAGAGATAGTTACGTTGAAATTTCTGGATATGGAGAACAAAAGCTAAATCATGCTTTAGCCTATGGTGGACCTGAGTTATTAAAAGATACCATAGAAAAGAACTTTAATTTAAAGATACATGATTATGGTATTATAAATTTTAATGGGTTTCAAGAATTAGTAGACAGTATAGGGGGACTAGATATAAATGTAAGTGAAGTAGAAAGAAAAGAAATGAATAAATTTATACCAGAAGTAAATCCAAAGGATCCTCACTTGGTTAAAAAAGCAGGAATACAACATTTGGATGGACAGCAGGTGCTAAGTTATTCAAGAATAAGAAAAATAGGAAATGGGGATTATGATAGAACAGAGAGACAAAGAGAAGTTATATCTCTTATAATAGATAAGTTAAAAGATACTAATGTTTTAAAGTATCCTATATTAGCATCAAAATTATTTCCTTATATAAAAACCAATATGGATGTTGGAGAAATATTAAATTATGCATATACAATATATAAAATAGGCAGTTTTACACCAGAACAAATGCTTATTCCAGTTCCTGAGATAACTGAACCACAAATTGTTAATGGTAAAGGGTGGGTAGTACTTATGGATAAAGAACAAAATGCTCAAATTATGCATGATTTTATATTTAATAATAAAAGGTATGATTCAAAGAGTCTAGATTATACGTCATTTAAAAAAGCTATGGAAAAATATAAGAATGATATTAACAATACTACTAAGCCAACAAATAAAATTCAACCATATCAATATGATAAAGAAGAATGTGATGCGTATGAAAGTCGCATAAAAATAGATAAAAAAGATATAAGTAATCGAATAAATAAGTCTTCAAATAAATACAAAAATAGAATAAAAAATAAGACTAAAAACCAATATAAATCCATTAAACCTTCAAAAGAGGAAAATAATAAAATAATAAATAAAAAAAACAGTATCCATAAATCAAAAAATATAAAAAAGAATGAGAACTATAAAGATGACATAAAAAACATAAATGAAGAAGGAAGTTCTAAAAATTATGACAGTATAAAGAATGATAGTAACAAAGAAGAAAAAAATCAGGAAGATTATAAAAATAAAGAAAAATAA
- a CDS encoding phosphodiester glycosidase family protein, protein MKTTKKHSNNKGKKKTKFSWKMFISFIVFEFIFTGITGPFMLYYGPFQNARNTMVGAAMTTMTHQWIATTFLSQDRINEILSKNKVQDIRQDNSDGDEIKIKNIHDNTIERYNIDGEGSTYKGYVLIIHNPKRVKVGYSSKLPKVGETTSKIARNYRAIAAVNAGGFTDESANGQQWAGNGGQPSGIIMSKGTPIYNDYKNDFIKDDIVAMTKEGKLLVGKHTVSELKEKNVTDAVSFGPALIVNGKKTIKSGDGNWGTAPRTAIGQRRDGSIILLVLDGKHIKRLAATLRDVQDVLYEYGAYNASNLDGGSSTTMYYEGKVINEPSNALGERSIPSVIYVEP, encoded by the coding sequence ATGAAAACAACGAAAAAACATAGTAATAACAAGGGTAAAAAGAAAACGAAATTTTCATGGAAAATGTTCATATCCTTCATTGTTTTTGAGTTCATATTTACAGGTATAACAGGTCCGTTTATGCTTTACTATGGTCCATTTCAAAATGCAAGAAATACAATGGTAGGGGCAGCTATGACTACAATGACTCATCAATGGATTGCTACTACTTTTTTATCACAAGATCGTATAAATGAAATTTTAAGCAAAAATAAAGTTCAAGATATAAGACAAGATAATTCTGATGGTGATGAAATAAAAATAAAAAATATACATGATAATACTATAGAAAGATATAATATTGATGGTGAAGGAAGTACTTATAAAGGATATGTTTTAATAATTCATAATCCTAAACGTGTAAAAGTTGGTTATAGTAGCAAACTACCTAAAGTTGGAGAAACCACAAGTAAGATAGCTAGAAATTATCGTGCTATAGCAGCAGTAAATGCAGGCGGATTCACTGATGAATCTGCTAATGGACAACAATGGGCGGGAAATGGTGGACAGCCTAGTGGAATAATAATGTCAAAGGGAACTCCAATTTATAATGATTATAAGAATGATTTTATAAAAGATGATATTGTAGCTATGACTAAAGAAGGTAAGTTATTAGTAGGAAAACATACAGTAAGTGAACTTAAAGAAAAAAATGTAACAGATGCAGTTTCTTTTGGTCCAGCATTAATAGTTAATGGTAAAAAGACTATTAAAAGTGGTGATGGTAATTGGGGGACAGCTCCAAGAACAGCTATAGGTCAAAGAAGAGATGGAAGTATAATTTTATTAGTGCTTGATGGTAAACATATTAAAAGGTTAGCTGCAACTTTAAGAGATGTGCAAGACGTATTATATGAATATGGAGCTTATAATGCTAGTAATTTAGATGGTGGATCATCTACTACTATGTATTATGAAGGAAAAGTTATTAATGAACCATCTAATGCGCTGGGGGAACGTTCTATACCTTCAGTTATATATGTTGAACCTTAA